The following proteins come from a genomic window of Helicobacter canadensis MIT 98-5491:
- a CDS encoding Hcp family type VI secretion system effector: protein MVTDFFIKIDGIDGESTEQNHQKWIEVIDFGHGATQNVALGKTYEISGRGHLTPFYFTHMVDKATPKLQHYCMTGQKINKVEFQVCRSIGNSQVSVYEVTLESVKIAKAEINTVSRVIDAETAYQAVERVEFIAGKITWKVTPIKSDNTKDGAVEASFDQTINS, encoded by the coding sequence ATGGTTACAGATTTTTTTATTAAAATTGATGGAATTGATGGTGAGTCAACTGAACAAAATCATCAAAAATGGATTGAAGTGATTGATTTTGGACATGGGGCAACTCAAAATGTTGCTTTGGGAAAAACTTATGAAATTTCTGGGCGTGGACATCTTACACCTTTTTATTTCACTCATATGGTAGATAAGGCAACTCCTAAATTGCAACATTATTGTATGACTGGACAAAAAATTAATAAGGTTGAATTTCAGGTTTGTCGATCAATAGGTAATTCTCAAGTATCTGTCTATGAGGTAACTTTAGAGAGTGTTAAAATTGCAAAGGCAGAGATTAATACAGTTTCGCGTGTTATTGATGCAGAAACTGCTTATCAAGCTGTAGAGAGAGTTGAATTTATAGCAGGTAAGATTACTTGGAAAGTAACACCAATAAAATCTGACAATACAAAAGATGGTGCAGTTGAAGCTTCTTTTGACCAAACAATAAATAGTTAA
- the tssC gene encoding type VI secretion system contractile sheath large subunit, with amino-acid sequence MVESNSEKSLDAKTFELNDFEKLLNQEFQPKSEEANEAVHSAVKTLIAEALQNANLIKGGVINTIEGIIAELDKKLSMQINEIIHHDDFQSMESAWRGLYFLVNNTASSESLKIKVLNISKNELGKTLKKYKGTAWDQSPLFKKIYEEEYGTAGGEPFGALIGDYYFNQTAPDVDLLRSMAQIAAASHAPFISSVDPSMMNLNSWQELANPRDISKIFSTPEYAVWRSFRESDDSRYVALTLPRMLSRLPYGVNTNPVEEFAFEEDTGSGDSAKYSWMNAAYGMGVNINRSFAEYGWCARIRGVESGGIVESLPMHTFPSDEGGIMAKCPTEIAITDRREAELSKNGFLPLCYWKNTDYAVFLGGQTVNKPQEYDNKDATANANLSARLPYIFAVSRFAHYLKCIVRDKLGSFKERQDMQNWLSNWISNYVTSDPNAPEEVKAKYPLAEAKVEVDTIEGQPGYYSAKFYMRPHYQLEGLTSSLRLVSKLPSGQK; translated from the coding sequence ATGGTAGAAAGTAATAGTGAAAAAAGCCTTGATGCTAAAACTTTCGAGCTTAATGATTTTGAAAAATTATTAAATCAAGAATTTCAGCCAAAATCCGAAGAAGCAAATGAGGCTGTGCATAGTGCTGTAAAGACATTGATTGCAGAAGCTTTACAAAATGCAAATTTGATTAAAGGTGGAGTAATCAATACTATAGAAGGTATTATTGCTGAGCTTGATAAAAAACTCAGTATGCAAATTAATGAAATTATTCACCACGATGATTTTCAGAGTATGGAGAGTGCTTGGAGAGGACTTTATTTTTTGGTTAATAATACTGCATCAAGTGAAAGTCTTAAAATTAAAGTATTAAACATAAGTAAAAATGAGTTGGGAAAAACTCTTAAAAAATACAAAGGTACCGCTTGGGATCAAAGTCCTTTATTTAAGAAGATTTATGAAGAAGAGTATGGTACTGCGGGTGGAGAACCTTTTGGAGCTCTCATTGGTGATTATTATTTTAATCAAACAGCGCCTGATGTTGATCTTTTAAGAAGTATGGCTCAAATTGCAGCAGCTTCACATGCTCCTTTTATTTCTAGTGTGGATCCATCGATGATGAATCTAAACTCATGGCAAGAATTGGCTAATCCTAGGGATATTAGCAAAATATTTTCTACTCCAGAATATGCAGTATGGAGAAGTTTTAGAGAATCGGATGATAGTAGATATGTAGCTTTAACTCTTCCTAGAATGTTAAGTCGTTTGCCTTATGGAGTTAATACCAATCCCGTTGAAGAATTTGCGTTTGAAGAAGATACTGGAAGTGGGGATAGTGCAAAATATTCTTGGATGAATGCTGCTTATGGTATGGGGGTTAATATTAATCGTTCTTTTGCTGAATATGGTTGGTGTGCAAGAATTCGAGGTGTTGAAAGTGGTGGTATAGTTGAATCTTTGCCAATGCATACTTTTCCGTCTGATGAAGGTGGCATAATGGCTAAATGTCCAACAGAAATAGCTATTACTGATAGAAGAGAAGCTGAGCTTTCTAAAAATGGTTTTCTACCACTTTGTTATTGGAAAAATACGGATTATGCTGTATTTTTAGGAGGGCAAACTGTCAATAAACCACAAGAGTATGACAATAAAGATGCTACAGCAAATGCAAATCTATCAGCACGATTACCTTATATTTTTGCAGTCAGCCGTTTTGCTCATTATTTAAAATGTATAGTAAGAGATAAACTTGGGTCTTTTAAAGAAAGACAAGATATGCAAAATTGGCTTAGTAATTGGATTAGTAATTATGTTACAAGTGATCCAAATGCTCCAGAAGAAGTAAAGGCTAAATATCCTCTAGCTGAAGCCAAGGTTGAAGTGGATACTATTGAAGGGCAGCCTGGTTATTATAGTGCAAAATTTTACATGAGACCACATTATCAATTAGAAGGATTAACTTCATCATTGAGATTGGTTTCAAAATTGCCCAGTGGGCAAAAATAA
- the tssB gene encoding type VI secretion system contractile sheath small subunit, which translates to MSSGQKFIGKNRAPRVQVEYDVELYGAEKKVNLPFVMGVLSDLSGKSEVVTKVDEKKFIGIDVDNFNEVMKNIKPRVAFMVPNQITGEGQIAIDMTFTNMDDFSPAVIAEKVDGLNQLLVARKQLANLLSYMDGKAGAEELLNKILSDPELLNALGAKKDDDKKYKE; encoded by the coding sequence GTGTCTAGTGGTCAAAAATTTATTGGTAAAAATAGGGCTCCTAGGGTTCAAGTTGAATATGATGTTGAATTATATGGAGCAGAAAAGAAGGTCAATTTACCTTTTGTAATGGGTGTCTTGTCTGATTTGTCAGGAAAATCAGAGGTTGTCACTAAGGTAGATGAAAAGAAGTTTATTGGAATTGATGTTGATAATTTTAATGAGGTAATGAAAAACATTAAACCAAGAGTGGCTTTTATGGTTCCAAATCAGATTACAGGAGAAGGGCAAATTGCCATAGATATGACTTTTACTAATATGGATGATTTTTCACCTGCCGTAATTGCTGAAAAAGTAGATGGTTTAAATCAGCTTTTGGTGGCGAGAAAGCAACTTGCTAATTTATTAAGTTATATGGATGGAAAAGCTGGTGCTGAAGAGCTTTTAAATAAAATTTTATCAGATCCAGAATTGCTTAATGCATTGGGTGCTAAAAAAGATGATGATAAGAAATATAAGGAGTAA
- the tssG gene encoding type VI secretion system baseplate subunit TssG, giving the protein MDNIGKLSRNFAKKSANREKVPDFFTIVRYIENNNLSKSKVGKAPNIQSEIVRFSQLPHLKFPENEIANISVINGVPLVTVYFFGLLGPNAPMPLEFTDFVLKRTLSYYDLSLQRFLDIIHNRMLALYYRAWALSNQAVSEDRENQIYTKIISAFSGNSEFIYKNPKNSIPRDTQMAYVHFLSKRTRGRDGLEKILSNFFHIPFKVIPYVNTRHMIPKEFLYQLGSDKKSILGVNIQIGSHYFSNTKKIILEVGEISLDECKKMLPGSVGFKRLRQLVNLYVNKPLRYGIRFIIKKNSDFRGYLTGKNALGINMWLVSKNCKTPESVIVVNAFNWSKKIHNDSYEEFK; this is encoded by the coding sequence ATGGACAACATTGGAAAATTAAGTAGAAATTTTGCAAAGAAAAGTGCTAATCGCGAAAAAGTTCCAGATTTTTTTACGATTGTTAGATATATAGAAAATAACAATTTGTCAAAATCAAAAGTAGGCAAAGCTCCAAATATTCAAAGTGAGATTGTGCGTTTTTCTCAATTGCCACATTTGAAATTTCCCGAAAATGAAATTGCTAATATTTCTGTCATTAATGGAGTTCCTTTAGTAACTGTTTATTTTTTTGGCTTGTTAGGACCTAATGCACCGATGCCTTTGGAATTTACCGATTTTGTGTTAAAAAGAACTCTAAGTTACTATGATTTAAGTTTGCAGCGTTTTTTGGACATCATTCACAATAGAATGTTAGCACTTTATTATAGAGCTTGGGCTTTGAGTAATCAAGCTGTCAGTGAAGATCGTGAGAATCAAATTTATACCAAAATAATAAGTGCTTTTTCGGGGAATAGTGAATTTATATATAAAAATCCGAAAAATTCTATTCCACGCGACACGCAAATGGCTTATGTGCATTTTTTAAGTAAGCGCACGAGAGGCAGAGATGGTTTGGAAAAAATTCTTTCGAATTTTTTTCATATTCCTTTTAAGGTGATACCTTATGTTAATACTAGACATATGATTCCTAAAGAATTTTTATATCAATTAGGAAGTGATAAAAAATCTATTTTAGGGGTAAATATTCAAATTGGGTCACACTATTTTAGCAATACTAAAAAAATTATTTTAGAAGTAGGAGAAATTAGTCTTGATGAATGCAAAAAAATGCTTCCAGGTAGCGTGGGATTTAAGCGTTTAAGGCAACTTGTAAATTTGTATGTTAATAAGCCTCTGAGATATGGTATTCGTTTTATCATTAAAAAGAATTCTGATTTTAGGGGATATTTGACAGGCAAAAATGCCTTGGGCATTAATATGTGGTTGGTAAGTAAAAATTGTAAGACACCAGAATCAGTTATAGTGGTCAATGCCTTTAATTGGAGTAAAAAAATTCATAATGATTCATATGAGGAGTTTAAATGA
- a CDS encoding ImpA family type VI secretion system protein — MELDFLTVFVSDENKAGKDEEYSVLYMDMENLINETSQVENIGNKPLDYKKLENICLELWKTTRDLRVAVYLTFAQSQLNGLRGLYEGVSLVEWLIVNLWEEMYPALDPEDDKDPTERLNILQILSPNMMQSQGISLFLIALRDIKLFKELSYTLRDLLFVQGEIESVSHDINTSVFYNETRMASKNEIEENISLLNMILSVLEHIDSVIYEKTYQNYSFSFDALKRDLTILLKFYNSLQSNEVTFNSEEFVDENNQKESKIALGNCLDINTYIPQNRQESLLLVQRSIEYFRKYEPTNPAPFLLERALRIAEMNFIDLLKDIEPSYVDRIKDVLGVSKE, encoded by the coding sequence ATGGAGTTAGATTTTTTAACAGTTTTTGTTTCAGATGAAAATAAAGCTGGCAAAGATGAAGAATATAGTGTTCTTTATATGGATATGGAAAATTTAATTAACGAAACCTCTCAGGTTGAGAATATTGGCAATAAACCATTAGATTATAAAAAACTTGAAAATATTTGCCTTGAGCTTTGGAAAACGACAAGAGACTTAAGGGTTGCTGTTTATTTGACATTCGCGCAATCTCAACTTAATGGTTTGAGAGGTTTATATGAAGGTGTTTCCCTTGTAGAATGGCTGATTGTAAATTTATGGGAGGAAATGTATCCAGCACTAGATCCTGAAGATGATAAGGATCCTACTGAAAGATTAAATATTTTACAAATTCTCTCACCTAACATGATGCAAAGTCAAGGAATATCTCTTTTTTTAATTGCTTTGCGCGATATTAAATTATTTAAAGAACTTTCATATACTTTGAGAGATTTATTATTTGTTCAAGGGGAAATTGAAAGTGTCAGCCACGATATTAATACTTCAGTGTTTTATAATGAAACTAGAATGGCTTCAAAAAATGAAATAGAAGAAAATATTTCTTTATTGAATATGATATTAAGTGTGCTTGAACATATAGATAGTGTAATTTATGAAAAAACATATCAAAATTATTCCTTTTCTTTTGATGCCCTTAAACGAGATTTAACTATTTTGTTAAAATTTTATAATTCTCTTCAGTCCAATGAGGTTACTTTTAATAGCGAGGAATTTGTTGATGAGAATAACCAAAAAGAATCAAAAATAGCTCTTGGAAATTGTTTGGATATAAATACTTACATCCCTCAAAATAGACAAGAATCTTTACTTCTTGTGCAAAGAAGTATCGAATATTTTAGAAAATATGAACCAACAAATCCAGCACCTTTCTTACTTGAAAGGGCACTTAGAATTGCTGAGATGAATTTTATTGATTTGTTAAAAGATATAGAACCGAGCTATGTCGATAGAATTAAAGATGTTTTAGGTGTATCTAAAGAATAA
- a CDS encoding GPW/gp25 family protein gives MIGNDVKKNTTNGSGFLPYTLSKIINDSSLLLSKTINVELLEQDIINNLKMIFSSKSHLDVKDELISTSVLCMGLKDFSGEQVTDDIIKAFKDRLLEQISFFEPRIKVDDISIKNLNDNKHIYQIEIDALYNLPLLDGGLNLKVNFDFETGSSVFENI, from the coding sequence ATGATTGGAAATGATGTTAAAAAAAACACAACAAATGGGAGTGGATTTTTACCATATACGCTTTCAAAAATCATTAATGATAGCTCACTTTTATTATCCAAAACTATTAATGTTGAACTATTAGAGCAAGATATTATAAACAATCTTAAAATGATATTTTCTTCAAAATCTCACCTAGATGTTAAAGATGAATTAATTAGCACAAGTGTATTATGCATGGGTTTAAAAGATTTTTCTGGAGAGCAAGTTACAGATGATATAATAAAAGCATTCAAGGATCGGCTTTTAGAACAAATTTCTTTTTTTGAACCTAGAATTAAAGTTGATGATATCAGTATTAAAAATTTAAATGACAATAAACATATCTACCAAATTGAAATTGATGCACTTTATAATTTGCCTTTGTTAGATGGCGGATTAAATTTGAAAGTAAACTTTGATTTTGAAACAGGTAGTAGTGTTTTTGAAAATATATAA
- the tssH gene encoding type VI secretion system ATPase TssH produces the protein MSKIKRIHLFSKLSKISYQALESATILCKNRGNSYVELAHWINQLMLEENTDCSYIVDFFELDKNKITKDLISYLDKLPKGSSSIEDFSNDIELAIKEAWMISSIVFDFDKIRSGSLLLALKQNSNLISKLHDMSHEFIKINADVLQDKFKEITKGSVEVNESYSNVSNATKSDPNLNNNDVLSLYTIDLTQKAKEGKIDEIVGRDKEIRQAIDILIRRRQNNPILTGEAGVGKTAIAEGLAVRLAKNEVPSILKGYVLRSLDIGLLQAGASMKGEFEERLKKVIEAVQNSSTPIILFIDEAHTLIGAGGTAGQNDAANLLKPALARGELRCLAATTWQEYIKYFEKDPALSRRFQNISVEEPDDEKCIQMMRSIAKSLEKFHHVTITNEAIIASVKLSRRYLPSRKLPDKSTSILDTASARVALSQSSMPESLEILIKKIESKQLEKEILLREEREGIDHSESLKLIDMELVKLEQEKQSLEAKFDKEKEAIQEYKELRTKLLNEQDENELEKFKEKLNDSRGKIAQIQGENPMILPVVDAQAIAAIISEWTGIPLGRMIKDEAKSILALEEELAKNIIGQNHSLSLIAKSIITAKANLADPQKPQAIFMLAGPSGVGKTETALSIAQMVYGSRDNIITINMSEFQEAHTVSTLKGAPPGYVGYGEGGVLTEAVRKKPYSVILLDEIEKAHHDIHEIFFQVFDKGRMEDGAGRLVDFRNTIIILTTNVGDSEIFDLCEDGNYPKPEILERAIRPVMQKVFPAALLGRLVVVPYYPLNKEALHKIIDLKLQKIIQRIQEYYKAEFAYDVSLKDEIMTRCNNIASGARMIDAIINNEILPNISIKFLQNNLETKKISKVFLEVKNGEISYQFEYKKD, from the coding sequence ATGAGTAAAATTAAAAGGATACATCTCTTTTCAAAATTAAGTAAGATAAGCTATCAAGCATTAGAAAGTGCGACTATTTTATGTAAAAATAGAGGCAATTCTTATGTGGAATTAGCACATTGGATTAATCAACTTATGTTAGAAGAGAATACGGATTGTTCGTATATTGTTGATTTTTTTGAGCTTGATAAGAATAAAATAACAAAAGATTTAATTTCATATTTAGATAAATTACCAAAAGGTTCATCAAGTATCGAGGATTTTTCTAACGATATAGAATTGGCTATCAAAGAAGCTTGGATGATTAGTTCAATAGTGTTTGATTTTGATAAAATTCGGAGCGGAAGTTTATTGCTTGCCTTAAAACAAAATTCAAATCTAATTTCTAAACTTCACGATATGAGTCATGAATTCATCAAAATTAATGCAGATGTTTTGCAAGATAAGTTTAAAGAAATAACAAAAGGAAGTGTTGAAGTAAATGAAAGTTATTCAAATGTTTCAAATGCTACTAAATCAGATCCGAATTTAAATAATAATGATGTTTTATCATTATATACCATAGACTTAACGCAAAAAGCCAAAGAAGGTAAAATTGATGAAATAGTAGGAAGAGATAAAGAAATAAGACAGGCTATAGATATTTTAATAAGACGCAGACAAAATAATCCTATATTAACTGGTGAAGCTGGGGTGGGAAAAACTGCAATTGCCGAAGGTTTAGCGGTTAGACTTGCAAAAAATGAAGTTCCAAGCATTCTTAAAGGATATGTTTTAAGAAGCCTTGATATAGGACTTCTGCAAGCTGGAGCTAGTATGAAAGGTGAATTTGAAGAAAGATTAAAAAAAGTTATTGAAGCAGTCCAAAATTCAAGCACACCTATAATACTATTTATTGATGAGGCTCACACTTTAATTGGGGCAGGTGGAACTGCTGGGCAAAATGATGCTGCAAATTTATTAAAGCCTGCTTTAGCGCGTGGAGAATTAAGATGTTTAGCAGCTACAACTTGGCAGGAGTATATTAAGTATTTTGAAAAAGATCCGGCACTTTCTAGGCGTTTTCAAAATATTTCTGTAGAAGAACCAGATGATGAAAAATGCATACAAATGATGAGAAGCATAGCAAAGTCTTTGGAAAAATTTCATCATGTAACTATTACAAATGAAGCTATAATAGCAAGTGTAAAGCTTTCTAGGAGATATTTGCCTTCTAGAAAGTTGCCTGATAAATCTACAAGCATATTAGATACTGCAAGTGCTAGAGTTGCTCTTAGTCAATCAAGTATGCCTGAAAGTTTAGAGATTCTTATAAAAAAAATAGAAAGCAAACAGCTTGAAAAAGAAATTTTATTAAGAGAGGAGCGTGAGGGTATAGATCACTCTGAATCCTTAAAATTGATTGATATGGAGCTTGTTAAGTTAGAACAAGAAAAGCAGAGTTTGGAAGCAAAGTTTGATAAAGAAAAAGAAGCTATACAAGAATATAAAGAATTAAGAACTAAACTATTAAATGAGCAGGATGAGAATGAATTAGAAAAATTTAAAGAAAAACTCAATGATAGTCGTGGAAAGATAGCACAAATCCAAGGTGAAAATCCGATGATTTTGCCTGTTGTAGATGCACAAGCTATAGCGGCGATTATCTCAGAATGGACTGGGATTCCACTAGGCAGAATGATCAAAGATGAAGCAAAATCTATTTTGGCTTTGGAAGAGGAATTAGCTAAAAATATCATAGGGCAAAATCATAGCCTTAGTTTGATTGCCAAAAGCATTATTACCGCAAAGGCAAATTTAGCAGATCCTCAAAAACCGCAAGCTATTTTTATGTTGGCAGGTCCTTCTGGAGTTGGGAAAACTGAAACTGCTTTGAGTATAGCTCAAATGGTGTATGGAAGTCGCGATAATATTATTACCATAAATATGAGTGAATTTCAAGAAGCACACACTGTTTCAACACTAAAAGGCGCACCTCCGGGTTATGTAGGATATGGCGAAGGTGGAGTTCTTACTGAAGCGGTAAGGAAAAAACCTTACAGCGTTATTTTGCTTGATGAAATTGAAAAAGCCCATCATGATATTCATGAGATATTTTTCCAAGTTTTTGACAAAGGAAGAATGGAAGATGGTGCAGGAAGGTTGGTTGATTTTAGAAATACTATTATCATACTTACAACTAATGTTGGGGATAGTGAAATATTTGATTTATGTGAGGATGGTAATTATCCAAAACCTGAAATTTTAGAGCGTGCCATAAGACCTGTAATGCAAAAAGTTTTTCCAGCAGCTTTACTTGGAAGGCTTGTTGTTGTGCCTTATTATCCGCTCAATAAAGAAGCTTTGCATAAAATTATAGATTTAAAACTTCAAAAGATTATTCAAAGAATTCAAGAGTATTACAAGGCAGAATTTGCCTATGATGTAAGTTTAAAAGATGAAATTATGACAAGATGTAATAATATAGCTTCAGGAGCAAGAATGATTGATGCTATAATTAATAATGAAATTTTGCCCAATATTAGTATAAAATTTTTACAAAATAACTTGGAAACTAAAAAAATTAGTAAAGTTTTTTTGGAAGTTAAAAATGGGGAGATTTCTTACCAATTTGAATATAAAAAGGATTAG
- the tssF gene encoding type VI secretion system baseplate subunit TssF: MSKQFLDFYLKNLNYIKSSAAEFAKEFPKIASKLDISQFESEDPFIERLLEGTAFLAARVDEKISSGFPRMLESLLYSLSSKSLFPIPSYAIVELIPNYSNMTHDVSYIDKEEIFKFDSSLQGESCRYTPVWESPIYPFNIVDSIYTDRDIENLGISEELSAILILKLEMIAPLYFSDLKLLNIDFFLNMNEVDASTLISHLFSNIVEIYVKNSDTGEIIKKESCKFSLTALESGIRNFNSYTNEISGLLGFEEYFSYIDLFKFCRLTDKDQLFLDMQSKNVELIFGFNKKNNDLKNIISKDAIKLNYIPLINIFKMRSSRMIVEQQVEYHIVPDVTNALNYEVYDIERVDFYNASNEKIFSAKPFYHVDNDLLPGQKYDYFSLYRKDKQIGLNSYRSNYLGQEVFISIAGENWHNNYENIQQLSAELLCTNRDLPIFLKEGIKANVQNNQIQAASLVYTPSKPKKSLISNKEENWEKLLYVMLNLSSILWRNGDIPLHIIRNIIQCYSALSLDETERIANAIVAIKTKLKNFRFVCNHSVFYEQGWQIDVEFSEQKVQDVGYFLFACVLWNFFKQFSPLNSHIEMNLYTQEQGFIVRWTTLEN; encoded by the coding sequence ATGAGTAAGCAATTTTTAGATTTTTATTTAAAAAATTTAAATTATATAAAAAGTTCAGCTGCAGAGTTTGCTAAAGAGTTTCCAAAAATCGCATCAAAACTTGACATATCGCAGTTTGAAAGCGAGGATCCTTTTATAGAAAGGCTTTTAGAAGGTACGGCATTTTTAGCAGCGCGTGTTGATGAGAAAATTTCATCAGGCTTCCCTAGGATGCTTGAATCTCTTTTATATTCTCTTTCTTCTAAGAGTTTATTTCCCATCCCATCTTATGCTATTGTTGAGCTTATCCCTAATTATTCAAATATGACTCATGATGTATCTTATATAGACAAAGAAGAAATTTTTAAATTTGATAGTTCCTTGCAAGGAGAATCTTGTAGATATACACCTGTGTGGGAAAGTCCCATTTATCCTTTTAATATTGTAGATAGTATCTATACCGACAGAGATATTGAGAATTTGGGAATAAGTGAGGAATTATCTGCTATTTTGATTCTAAAATTAGAAATGATTGCGCCTTTATATTTTTCAGATTTGAAGCTTTTAAATATTGATTTTTTTTTAAATATGAATGAAGTTGATGCTTCTACCTTAATTTCGCACTTATTTTCAAATATAGTTGAAATTTATGTAAAAAATAGTGATACAGGAGAAATTATTAAAAAGGAAAGTTGCAAATTTAGCTTAACGGCTCTTGAGAGTGGTATTAGAAATTTTAACTCTTATACCAATGAGATTTCGGGTTTGCTTGGTTTTGAAGAATATTTTTCTTATATTGATTTATTTAAATTTTGTAGATTGACAGATAAGGATCAATTGTTTTTAGATATGCAGAGTAAAAATGTAGAATTGATTTTTGGTTTTAATAAAAAAAATAATGATTTAAAAAATATTATCTCAAAAGATGCTATAAAGCTAAATTATATTCCTTTGATTAATATATTTAAAATGCGTTCAAGTAGGATGATTGTAGAGCAACAAGTGGAGTATCATATTGTTCCTGATGTTACTAATGCTTTAAATTACGAAGTTTATGATATAGAGCGAGTAGATTTTTATAACGCCTCAAATGAAAAGATTTTTAGTGCTAAACCTTTTTATCATGTTGATAATGATTTGCTACCAGGGCAAAAATATGATTATTTTTCTCTATACAGAAAGGATAAGCAGATAGGTTTGAATTCTTATAGAAGTAATTATTTGGGGCAAGAGGTTTTTATAAGTATTGCAGGAGAAAATTGGCACAATAATTATGAAAATATTCAGCAACTAAGTGCTGAACTTTTATGCACAAATAGAGATTTGCCAATTTTTTTAAAAGAAGGCATTAAAGCAAATGTTCAAAACAATCAAATTCAAGCGGCTAGTTTAGTTTATACTCCAAGTAAGCCAAAAAAGTCTTTGATTTCAAATAAAGAAGAAAATTGGGAGAAATTGCTTTATGTTATGTTAAATCTTTCAAGCATTTTATGGAGAAATGGTGATATACCTTTGCATATAATTCGTAATATTATCCAATGTTATTCTGCTTTATCGCTTGATGAAACTGAAAGAATAGCTAATGCTATTGTCGCAATAAAAACTAAACTTAAAAATTTTAGGTTTGTATGTAATCATAGTGTATTTTATGAGCAGGGTTGGCAGATTGATGTTGAGTTTAGCGAACAAAAGGTGCAAGATGTCGGTTATTTTTTGTTTGCTTGTGTTTTGTGGAATTTTTTCAAGCAATTTAGTCCTTTAAATTCCCATATAGAAATGAATTTATATACTCAAGAACAAGGTTTTATTGTGAGATGGACAACATTGGAAAATTAA